Genomic segment of Arachis hypogaea cultivar Tifrunner chromosome 16, arahy.Tifrunner.gnm2.J5K5, whole genome shotgun sequence:
AGGGGCCTAGAGTGATTGTTGTAGGACCTACTGACTCCGGAAAGAGTACCTTGTCGAGGATGCTTCTTAGCTGGGCGGCTAAGCAGGGTTCAAAGCCTACCTTCGTTGACTTGGATATTGGACAGGGATCTATAACGATTCCTGGATGCCTTGCTGCTACTCCAATTGAAATGCCCATTGACCCTGTTGAAGGAATTACTCTTGAGATGCCTCTTGTTTACTTTTTTGGCCATACAACTCCAAGGTAATTTCTGCTGTACTTTTATATCCTCTGTTTAATTGAACATTTAAGAGAATGGAAGTTGTTGATACACATGAAGGACATGAGAATCCAATTGCAATTCACGCTATTTGGTTTTGACAGTAACAATGTAGAATTGTATAAAGTGCTAGTCAAGGAACTTGGGGGGATGCTAGAGAGACAATTTGCTGGAAATGCCGAATCTCGTGCTTCGGGCATGGTGATAAATACCATGGGGTGGATAGAGGGAGTAGGCTATGATGTAATTAACCTTCGAACTTGATGTTATTGTTAAATTGGATGCCTTTCAAATATAGAATACACTTCTAGTTCTGATTAAAAAGATCTAAATTGTAATTGTCTCTCTTTCTCATTTGTTTTTGGGTTTTTCTTGCAGTTGCTATTGCATGCAATTCGTACACTTAAGGCCAATGTTGTCTTAGTTTTGGGTCAGGTAGAAACCTACCTTATCTTTATCCAATAGGCATCATAGTGCCTTCTGAATAAGCTGTGCGGTGATAGCCAGTTCTTTTGATGATTGTCCCCAAAATAATAATTGATTCTCAAATATTGTACCTGCTTATACACAGGAGATGGGTGTGGGTTCACACATTTACATTTCTTTCACTAATAGATTTCTTCTGGGATGGATTGGTGTCTCATTCAGGCTTTTCATTTGATTTCATATAGGAAAAACTGTACAGCATGCTCAGAGATGTCCTGAAGGGAGAGCCCAAAGTTGATGTTGTGAAACTTCAAAGATCTGGTGGAGTTGTATCCAGGAATGTGAAGGTCCGCCAGAAGGCCAGAAGTTTTAGGATAAGAGTATGATACTTCTGCTTGCATTAAACATATGTTGCTCTTttccttttataattttttctgttTGAGAGCATTTCAGTTTAAACTATTTGAATATTGTCTGTTCTTTGTTGGCACCTATTATGCTGAACTAATTAATATTTAGTTGTTAGTGTAAGGGGGTATTGTTATTCTTGTAGCCCAAATCCATCCTTTACTGCAAATATAGCCAAACATCAATGAGAGGATCGAATTTATTGGCTATTTTTGTGCTGAGAATAAATTGGACAAAGGATGTTCAAAATTGAGTAACAAAAACTGGTTTCATAGTGATACTAAATAATGGCTTGTGCATTCCTGTATAACTTATGCAAGTGAAACAATACTTTGAGTGATTGGGGAATTAGGGACTGCATGCTCTCAAAACTGCTGAATTAGGGACTTGGGGTAATTAGTGAATCATCCTGGAACAACTCTTTTGGGAATTCTAATGTATATTGTTGCCTATCTGATTTTGATGCAGGAGTACTTCTATGGCCTTCTTAATGATCTCTCTCCACATTCTAATATTGCTAATTTTAGTGACTTGTGCGTCTATCGGATTGGTGGTGGGCCACAGGCTCCTCGCTCAGCCTTACCAATCGGAGCAGAACCTGTTGCTGACCCAACAAGAGTTGTTCCTGTGAATATAAACCGTGATTTGCTCCACATGGTCCTTGCAGTCTCATTTGCCAAGGAACCCGAAGAGATCATTTCAAggtaaacaaaaatatattttggatGGTTAGGTTTTGATAAGTAATCATTGGTGTCTTAGTAACCTTTTATAATCTTTTTAAGAACCCAATAATCGTGGTTGTTGATCCAATTGTGGTGTCACAGTAGCAGACTTTTTTAACCATTTTCTCTTTGGTGCAGCAACGTTGCTGGCTTTATCTACGTAACAGATGTTGACATTCAGAGGTTTGTATCTTTAGATTTTCTTTATCCATTTCACCGCATTACACTTGTTATGAAGAATGTCTGTATTTCTAACATGATATGTACATTGCAGAAAGAAGATAACTTACCTTGCACCATCCGCTGGAGATCTTCCAAGCAAGTTTTTGATACTGGGATCCTTGACATGGCTTGAGACATGACCTAATTAACAGTTTTGTTATAGGAAAATATGTAGTGctgttgatattttttttttgatatctTGATCCGTGAAATTATTAGATGTAATCTACGACTATTTTGGGGAGTGCTTAGGAACAAACTTTGTCTTGAGATTATTAGATGTAATTTACGATTATTTTGGGGAGTGCTTAGGAACAAACTTTGTCTTGAGattattttgatttatcaaaGCGATGGTGGATTGAAGTGGTTAAGAAAATCATTGACCATTGCATTAATGGtgaaaaagaagcatgcaaattAGGGAAGTTCTGTGGTGTGGATTGGGAAAAATATCTACACATATAGATAGTGAGGTGTGTACATTAACCAATAACGCGTGGCTTCCTTCTTCTGACTTGCATGGAGAATTACAAACACAAAAGGCTACCATTGCAGAACACAAAAGGCTGCCATTGCAGGTTGATGCAGACGTTGTCGTACTTGGCGCaagtttagtttaaaaaaattattattaatgtgAGTAATTATAATGTTTGGAAATTAGGCTGAAACTTTTTGAACTTGCTTAGGGTAAATGGGCTTCTTGTTTTGTACAAAATGACATTATACAAtttctattaaatttttttttatcatttatgttCTAATATAAAAACTGTTTGAATTTTACATTCTTAAATggattaagaaaacaaaaaaccaaaaaaaaaaagagaatgatgtatattaataataataatataaaatatatatttattattgctaTAGTCAAATTATTAATACATAAAACTTATTATGTTTACAATACGATGATAATAATTATGTTTACAAATAGtaaaaatttattatctaatacttttaattataagtataatatttaagaaaaaaattaaatttttttataaagaaataattatatctttaattattttattatctaatTTCATTAtcgttatataaataattttttttattttagtaattttaattaacatgaataagtaaataagaatacaaataaaaataaaaaaatgaatattatgaaaacaaataaaaataaaaagtcatggaaataagttaaaataaaaatgtaaagattatgaaaataaattaacataaaaataaatagttaatgaaaattattaatataaggaTTATGAAAAAtaagtgaaaaaataattaaggatatatttatctttttataaaaagatttaattctcCTTCTTATAAATATTAATGAAAAGATTTGGTCTTCTTTAATAAGTTTGTTATTAAATCTTTTTAACGGTtctttagtcaaaatttttattttttttatctttaattttttaacggttgttattttttttatctctaattttttaacGATTGTTatctataaaataattaaaatataattatctctttataaaaagatttaatttttttcttaaatattatacttataattaaaagtattagataataaatttttaCTAATTGTAAACATAATTATTATCATCATATTGTAAACATAATAAGTTTTATGTATTAATAATTTgattataacaataataaatatatattttatattattattattaagatacatcattctctttttttttttggtttttttgtaaAAGCTCAAAACAATGTCCCGCACGTTCTTGTTTTCTTAATCAATTTAAGAATGTAAAATTCAAACAGTTTTCATATTAACATAAATGATAAAAAGAAATTTAAAGGAGATTGTATAATTTCATTTTGTACAAAATAAGAAGCCCATTTACCCTCAGCAAGTCCAAAAAGTTTCAGCCCAATTTCCAAACATTATAATCACTCacattaataataattttcttaaactAAACTTGCGCCAAGTACAACAACGTCTGCATCAACCTGCAGTGGCAGTCTTTTGTGTTTGCAGTTCTTCATGCAGGTCAGAAGAAGGAAGCCACGCGTTATTATCTGATGTACACACCTCACTATCTACATGTATGGATGTTTCTCCCAATCCACACCACAGAACTTTCCTGcaaattaaactcatttcaaaaggATTTCACTTTTTcaaggactaattagttagaAGTCAAAATTTTTGACGATCTAATTGTCATTTTACTTAAAGAAGAATAATTAAAAGTAATACAcaaaatgaataataatattttctatatttcCAAACATGGTATTCTGTTTAGTCTTTCTCAATGTTTGAATTATAGGGGTGACAATTGTTTAGTCTTTCTCAATGTTTGAATTATAGGGGTGACAATAGATAGGGTAGAGTAGAGTTTTGACTCAATCTTAACTTTATTTATGGGTTGAGAATATACTAACTTTAACTTTATCTGTTTTCAATTTACGGGTATCTAATCCCATCAGTAGGTTAGACAATACAATTATTCCATAAATAACATAATTGTTAAATATTCAATTCTACATAAAAGTCTTTACTTAAATTaataacacacaaaaataaaactaTCGTAAGTTTATGAACATTCCATTTGTTGCAACAATACCATCACTATTCACTAATAAGGTTTTtccatctaaaaataaaaaataataaatttattaatcaatCTATATATAAATTTAGCATTAACATAAACAAATGAAAAAAGTTAAACCATAAATAATCTCTTTGACGATATGTTGCATGCAACCAATTTTGATTACACATAAAAACTTTCACGATATCTTCACGAAGACTACCACGATGAGGAGCAATTATCCGACCACTTGTACTAAAAGAAGACTCAGAAGCAACTGTAGACAAAGGGATGACAACTATATTTCATGCAATTCTTTAAAGGATTGAAAACCTAGTTCCATTCACTTTCCACCAAGCTAAAATATCAAAGTCGGCACTTAAAGGTGAACATCTTTTTCTATATAATGATCAAATTCAGTCTTCACAAATGAACCATTTTTTCTCCTCTTTTGTCTAATATACAACTGATACTCTTACATCCTTGTAATAACCAAAGACGATAAATATATTGAATGATACTTTGAAAAAAAGAATACATACTCTATATATATAAATGACCTATGGGCCTCATGGGACTTTAAATACAAATAAACGAACACAAAACAAATTGCATATCCATCAATTattgaaacaaaaaaaaggacAAAGTATCAAGGATGATTATAATATTTCAACCGCTACTAATCTTCATTCTCCTTGCCCAATTTAGCAGCAACTATTTGGACACTCTTCTCAACTTGGTTTGTTGGAGAAGATTCGTCAACAGTCTTCCTTGAATTTGTTGAGAAGTTTGCAACTTCAAAAAATACATTTAGCAATTTGCGTGTCCACCCACCCAATATCAAAGACCTCTGAGGCGTGACAAATGAATAATCTCCATTCAAAGTAATTATCTCACATGACTGCGTGCTTGTCTCCTGTAAAAAGGAAAAATCTCTTAATAATATGGGTTAGTGCAAACTCATTTATTGATGTGATAGACTAATACTCAAGTAGTTGAATCCCTAATATATACCTTAGTATTGTCAATTGAGTTTGTCTAGAAGTTAGGAAGCTCAAAGTTTTCAATAATCAAGTTTTTCTGTTAATGgtgtttgaaaaaaataaaatgcaaaatgaattacttaaaaaaaaatacataaatgataaTAGTCAAGAAGCAGAGTCATACATCATAAATCTTATGTTTAGAAGCAAAGGCAGAAAGTAACTTTTTCTCCTCAGTTAACTTCAACACAACAATCTTGCATGATTGGAATGCATTCATATCCTCCAGCCTAATAGATACTTTGAATAAGAACTTCTTTCCTTTGAAAGAGTTTACCTCGGGTGGCATCATCTTTTCTGCAACCCTTCACAATAATCCAAGAAAACATTACCATATGTATTAAAGGTCCTATTTATGATATCattctataattaaaaatatatcctAGATAACTATGCAGCTCTAAGATTAAATGTAGATGTGCCAAGGAACCTAGTGCATTCCTTGTCATATACTACGAAAAAAGCAGTGTCCGTGTCATTGGATACACGAAGATGTACACAAAATCTATGAGATAGCAGAAATAGATTAATAGATTAATCATCCTAATCAACCACACTAAATGAATATGGGTATTAGGATAAATTTCACAAGACATGCAGTAGTGTGAATTTTCATCTTCCTTCAATGAGTGCATACACATTTTGCAACCCTTACACCACCATTTATTGCCATTTTCAACATATATCACAATACCAATTGTAGCATAGAATCCATTTTGTATTTGGAaaagtttattaaaaataaatgaataacatgaaaacataaattccTCATGAAATCTCCCTTCCTTAAGATCACAAATTGATTTGTACAAGTTTTGGTGAAGCGAGTCATCCTCGATGTTATAAAATGAAACAACAATTTGAGATGAAGTGATGTCATGATAGCCATTTGAATTATAAGTGTTGCTAACCTCGGCCTAAATTCCTTAACCTCTTCAAAATCTGGATTAATGTATAAAATTGAATTATAATTAGTGTTAGAATACCCATTGTACCTGGTGAagaaaaaaaccttaaaaactaataaagataAACTGGTATATGAACTAAAAAGATGTTGGTActgttgtaaaataaattaaaggtatACTAAATATAAGAtgtgtaaatagaagactctaatattaatataattagctcaatagaaattattcatatatttataattagtaacaaaagaaagagagagagagagagaaactattcatagagaataaagagagagaaagatgttTTTAGTAATATAAAGGAAGAGAGAGGATTTT
This window contains:
- the LOC112754893 gene encoding protein CLP1 homolog — its product is MAMAHSGGASSSGVKQQVELEKESELRIEVGNDAPLCLRLLNGNAEIFGTELAPEIWLNFPPRLKFAVFTWYGATIEMEGTTETDYTADETPMVSYVNVHAILEARRTRAKASSSGDSESSQGPRVIVVGPTDSGKSTLSRMLLSWAAKQGSKPTFVDLDIGQGSITIPGCLAATPIEMPIDPVEGITLEMPLVYFFGHTTPSNNVELYKVLVKELGGMLERQFAGNAESRASGMVINTMGWIEGVGYDLLLHAIRTLKANVVLVLGQEKLYSMLRDVLKGEPKVDVVKLQRSGGVVSRNVKVRQKARSFRIREYFYGLLNDLSPHSNIANFSDLCVYRIGGGPQAPRSALPIGAEPVADPTRVVPVNINRDLLHMVLAVSFAKEPEEIISSNVAGFIYVTDVDIQRKKITYLAPSAGDLPSKFLILGSLTWLET